The following are encoded together in the Acidovorax sp. KKS102 genome:
- a CDS encoding aldehyde dehydrogenase family protein, translating to MSATPAATPVVTPLLSEVDQLLQRLGVPRTAYTGGTLAARSPITGEVLAQVPQQSAADAKAAIGRAHAAFLAWRNVPAPRRGELVRLLGEELRAAKADLGLLVTIEAGKIPSEGLGEVQEMIDICDFAVGLSRQLYGLTIATERPGHRMMETWHPLGVCGVISAFNFPVAVWSWNAALALVCGDSVVWKPSEKTPLTALATHAIAQRAIARFGSDAPEGLLELIVGQRDIGEVLVDDARVPVLSATGSTAMGRAVGPRLAARFARGILELGGNNAAIVAPTADLNLALRGIAFAAMGTAGQRCTTLRRLFVHESIYDQLVPQLAKVYANVQVGDPRTAGTLVGPLIDRMAFDGMQKALEQSRALGATVHGGGRVEGVGGADAYYVRPALVELQKHEGPALHETFAPILYVVRYSSIDEAIAMNNAVGAGLSSSIFTLNVREAEQFMSAAGSDCGIANVNIGPSGAEIGGAFGGEKETGGGREAGSDSWKAYMRRATNTINYSTALPLAQGVTFDV from the coding sequence ATGTCTGCCACCCCTGCCGCCACCCCTGTTGTCACACCGCTCTTGTCTGAAGTCGATCAACTGCTGCAACGCCTGGGCGTGCCCCGCACTGCCTACACCGGCGGCACGCTGGCGGCGCGTTCGCCCATCACGGGCGAGGTGCTGGCCCAGGTGCCGCAACAAAGCGCGGCCGATGCCAAGGCCGCCATCGGCCGCGCGCATGCGGCCTTTTTGGCGTGGCGCAATGTGCCCGCACCGCGCCGGGGCGAGCTGGTGCGCCTGCTGGGCGAAGAGCTGCGTGCCGCCAAGGCCGACTTGGGCCTGCTGGTGACCATCGAGGCGGGCAAGATCCCGTCCGAAGGCCTGGGCGAGGTGCAGGAGATGATCGACATCTGCGACTTTGCCGTGGGCCTGTCGCGCCAGCTGTACGGCCTGACCATCGCCACCGAGCGCCCCGGCCACCGCATGATGGAAACCTGGCACCCGCTGGGCGTGTGCGGCGTGATCTCGGCCTTCAACTTCCCGGTGGCCGTGTGGTCGTGGAACGCCGCGCTGGCACTGGTGTGTGGTGACTCGGTGGTGTGGAAACCGTCGGAAAAGACCCCGCTCACCGCCCTGGCCACGCACGCGATTGCACAGCGTGCCATTGCACGCTTTGGCAGCGACGCGCCCGAAGGCCTGCTGGAGCTGATCGTGGGCCAGCGCGACATTGGCGAGGTGCTGGTGGATGACGCCCGCGTGCCCGTGCTGTCGGCCACGGGCTCCACCGCCATGGGCCGCGCCGTGGGCCCGCGCCTGGCAGCGCGTTTTGCGCGCGGCATTCTGGAGCTGGGCGGCAACAACGCGGCCATCGTGGCGCCCACGGCCGACCTGAACCTGGCCCTGCGCGGCATTGCGTTTGCCGCCATGGGCACGGCGGGCCAGCGCTGCACCACGCTGCGCCGCCTGTTTGTGCACGAGAGCATTTACGACCAGCTGGTGCCCCAGCTTGCCAAGGTGTATGCCAACGTGCAGGTGGGCGACCCGCGCACCGCTGGCACGCTGGTGGGCCCGCTGATCGACCGCATGGCCTTTGACGGCATGCAAAAGGCGCTGGAGCAAAGCCGCGCGCTGGGCGCCACGGTGCATGGCGGGGGCCGTGTGGAGGGCGTGGGGGGGGCGGATGCATACTACGTGCGCCCCGCGCTGGTGGAGCTGCAAAAGCACGAAGGCCCCGCGCTGCACGAAACCTTTGCGCCCATCCTGTACGTGGTGCGGTACAGCAGCATCGACGAAGCCATTGCCATGAACAACGCCGTGGGCGCGGGCCTGTCGTCGTCCATCTTCACGCTCAATGTGCGCGAGGCCGAGCAGTTCATGTCAGCCGCCGGTTCGGACTGTGGCATCGCGAATGTCAACATCGGCCCCAGCGGCGCCGAGATTGGCGGAGCGTTTGGCGGCGAGAAGGAAACCGGCGGTGGCCGCGAGGCGGGATCGGACAGCTGGAAGGCCTACATGCGCCGGGCGACGAACACCATCAACTACTCCACCGCTTTGCCGCTGGCGCAGGGCGTGACGTTTGACGTGTAA
- a CDS encoding amino acid ABC transporter substrate-binding protein yields the protein MAISRKTFTALAAGLALACVATAPALAQTVTQPTLEKIKASGKVVLGVRETSPPMAYALGANEKYVGYHVELCERVLKEIAPDAKLEYMAVTAQNTLPLVQNGTLDIGCGPTTNNTARQQQVAFAVTTYVSEVRMAVRKDSDLKSISQLAGRTIAASTGTTAVQLLRKQERALGGAPIKTVLGKDHHESFLLLETGRADAFVLDDNLLAGMIANSKDPSAYRIVGEPLGAEPIALLFRKDDPTFKAAVDGVLTKLMQSGEMEKIYTKWFVNPIPPKNMSLNLPLGTTLRQLFATPNDKPLETYQQ from the coding sequence ATGGCAATTTCCCGCAAGACCTTCACTGCGCTCGCCGCAGGCCTGGCTCTGGCCTGTGTGGCCACGGCCCCCGCGTTGGCGCAGACGGTCACCCAGCCCACGCTGGAGAAGATCAAGGCCAGCGGCAAGGTGGTGCTGGGCGTGCGCGAAACCTCGCCGCCCATGGCCTACGCGCTGGGCGCGAATGAAAAATACGTGGGCTACCACGTCGAGCTGTGCGAACGCGTGCTGAAAGAAATCGCGCCCGACGCCAAGCTCGAATACATGGCGGTGACGGCGCAGAACACGCTGCCCCTGGTGCAAAACGGCACGCTCGACATTGGCTGCGGTCCCACCACCAACAACACCGCGCGCCAGCAGCAAGTGGCCTTTGCGGTGACCACCTATGTGAGCGAAGTGCGCATGGCGGTGCGCAAGGATTCGGACCTCAAGTCCATCAGCCAGCTTGCAGGCCGCACCATTGCGGCATCCACCGGCACCACCGCCGTGCAGCTGCTGCGCAAGCAAGAGCGCGCGCTGGGCGGCGCCCCCATCAAGACCGTGCTGGGCAAGGACCACCACGAGAGCTTCTTGCTGCTGGAGACCGGCCGTGCCGATGCCTTTGTGCTCGACGACAATCTGCTGGCCGGGATGATTGCCAACTCCAAGGACCCCTCGGCCTACCGCATCGTGGGCGAGCCGCTGGGCGCCGAGCCCATTGCACTGCTGTTCCGCAAGGACGACCCGACCTTCAAGGCCGCTGTGGACGGCGTGCTCACCAAGCTGATGCAGTCCGGCGAGATGGAAAAGATCTACACCAAGTGGTTTGTGAACCCCATCCCGCCCAAGAACATGAGCCTGAACCTGCCGCTGGGCACTACGCTGCGCCAGCTGTTTGCCACCCCCAACGACAAGCCCCTGGAAACCTATCAGCAATGA
- a CDS encoding pyridoxal phosphate-dependent aminotransferase yields the protein MNAPIPATAFRAADRLGAICVSEIVRLTQEANQLKRQGQPVIVLGLGEPDFDTPAHILEAAQQAMARGETHYTVLDGTAELKAAIQHKFKHDNGLDFALNEITAGAGAKQILYNALMASVNPGDEVILPAPYWTSYADMVLIAGGVPVVVPCTEANGFRITPEQLEAAITPRTRWVFINSPSNPSGAAYSAEQLRPVLEVVERHPQVWLLADDIYEHILYDGRAFATPAAVLPSLRDRTLTVNGVSKSYAMTGWRLGYGAGPKALIAAMAVVQSQATSCPSSISQAAAVAALTGPQDVVRERCQAFQDRRDLVVAALNASPGLRCRVPEGAFYTFASCEGVLGRTTPGGMLLRTDADFCAYLLREHHVAVVPGGVLGLAPYFRISYAASTADLQEACARIQRACQALF from the coding sequence ATGAACGCTCCCATCCCCGCCACGGCCTTCCGCGCGGCCGACCGCCTGGGCGCCATATGCGTCTCCGAAATCGTGCGCCTGACGCAAGAGGCCAACCAGCTCAAGCGCCAGGGCCAGCCCGTGATCGTGCTGGGCCTGGGCGAGCCCGACTTCGATACGCCAGCCCACATTCTGGAAGCCGCGCAGCAGGCCATGGCGCGGGGGGAGACGCACTACACGGTGCTGGATGGCACGGCCGAACTCAAGGCCGCCATCCAGCACAAGTTCAAGCATGACAACGGGCTGGACTTTGCGCTCAACGAAATCACCGCCGGTGCAGGCGCCAAACAGATCCTCTACAACGCCCTGATGGCGTCGGTGAATCCGGGCGATGAAGTGATCCTGCCCGCGCCGTACTGGACGTCCTACGCCGACATGGTGCTGATTGCGGGCGGTGTGCCCGTGGTCGTGCCCTGCACCGAGGCCAACGGCTTTCGCATCACGCCCGAGCAGCTGGAGGCGGCCATCACGCCGCGCACGCGCTGGGTGTTCATCAACTCGCCCTCCAATCCCAGCGGCGCGGCCTACAGCGCTGAGCAGTTGCGCCCGGTGCTGGAGGTGGTGGAGCGCCACCCGCAGGTGTGGCTGCTGGCGGACGACATCTACGAACATATCCTGTACGACGGCCGCGCGTTTGCCACGCCCGCCGCCGTGTTGCCCTCGCTGCGCGATCGCACGCTGACGGTGAACGGCGTCTCCAAGTCGTACGCCATGACGGGCTGGCGCCTGGGCTACGGCGCAGGCCCCAAGGCGCTGATTGCGGCCATGGCCGTAGTGCAGAGCCAGGCCACGTCGTGCCCCTCGTCCATCAGCCAGGCGGCAGCCGTGGCGGCGCTCACGGGGCCGCAAGATGTGGTGCGCGAGCGCTGCCAAGCGTTCCAGGACCGGCGCGATCTGGTGGTGGCCGCACTCAACGCCTCCCCCGGCCTGCGCTGCCGCGTGCCTGAGGGCGCGTTCTACACCTTTGCCAGTTGCGAAGGCGTGCTGGGCCGCACCACGCCCGGCGGCATGTTGCTGCGCACCGATGCCGACTTTTGCGCCTACCTGCTGCGCGAGCACCATGTCGCGGTGGTGCCCGGCGGGGTGCTGGGGCTGGCGCCATACTTTCGCATCTCGTACGCTGCCTCCACCGCCGATTTGCAAGAGGCCTGCGCGCGCATCCAGCGCGCCTGCCAGGCCCTGTTCTGA
- a CDS encoding ankyrin repeat domain-containing protein, translated as MTRKSPKKNERSGVDRMGRTELHYAALEADLSKVKELLLASADPNASDDNGLTPLYFAAQSNSYAVTEALILAGASVDSADANGNTPLSDAVFHSEGNGDLIKLLLRSGADRNKENNYGISPLELAKSIDNFDLVQFFH; from the coding sequence ATGACGCGCAAAAGTCCGAAGAAGAACGAACGCTCGGGCGTGGATCGCATGGGGCGAACCGAACTTCACTACGCGGCTCTGGAGGCTGACTTGTCGAAGGTGAAAGAACTTCTGTTGGCCAGTGCGGACCCCAATGCGTCGGATGACAATGGCTTGACCCCACTGTACTTCGCTGCACAGTCCAACAGCTACGCCGTCACAGAGGCCTTGATATTGGCGGGAGCGAGCGTCGACTCTGCTGATGCCAATGGAAATACACCGCTTTCAGATGCTGTTTTCCATTCCGAAGGTAATGGCGATTTGATCAAGTTGTTGCTTCGCTCTGGGGCTGACAGAAACAAAGAGAACAACTACGGTATCTCTCCTTTGGAGCTTGCGAAGTCTATTGACAATTTTGACCTGGTGCAGTTCTTTCACTAG
- a CDS encoding LysR family transcriptional regulator encodes MSYRDLQLDWLQCLVAVVDAGSLSGAAAEVHRSQSAVSMQLKKLEDAVGHRLLERDARKQHLTPEGETLLGYARRILELHAEAHDALNGDALTGRVRLGVPDDYAARYLTPVLKRFAPRHSAVEIELDCEQSTALIPRVASGDLDLALISRDHARRGTLLFHEPMVWVGSAQFDLWRRDPLPIAVYESASLARRGAIHALAQQGRRYKVVYHSSSLAGQIAAVESGLAVAALTHCSVPPQLQVLGTEHGLGPLAPMEVAVYRSRASRGSKAVDSLQNLLVQTLRQSGGARVTG; translated from the coding sequence ATGAGCTACCGTGACTTGCAACTCGACTGGCTTCAATGCCTGGTGGCGGTGGTGGATGCAGGCTCGCTCTCTGGCGCGGCGGCCGAGGTGCACCGGTCCCAGTCGGCGGTCAGCATGCAGCTCAAGAAGCTGGAAGACGCCGTAGGCCACCGACTGCTGGAGCGCGATGCCCGCAAGCAGCACCTCACGCCCGAGGGTGAAACCCTGCTGGGCTACGCCCGACGCATTCTGGAGCTGCATGCAGAAGCGCACGATGCCCTGAACGGCGACGCCCTCACAGGCCGGGTGCGGCTGGGGGTGCCGGATGACTATGCAGCGCGCTACCTCACGCCCGTGCTCAAACGCTTTGCGCCCCGGCACAGCGCGGTGGAGATTGAGCTGGACTGCGAGCAGTCCACCGCACTCATCCCGCGCGTGGCCAGTGGCGACCTGGACCTGGCGCTGATCTCGCGCGACCACGCACGCCGGGGCACGCTGCTGTTCCATGAGCCCATGGTGTGGGTGGGGTCTGCGCAGTTCGATTTGTGGAGGCGCGACCCGCTGCCGATTGCGGTGTACGAATCGGCCAGCCTGGCGCGGCGCGGCGCCATCCACGCACTGGCGCAGCAGGGGCGCCGCTACAAGGTGGTCTATCACAGCTCCAGCCTGGCCGGACAAATTGCGGCGGTGGAAAGCGGCCTGGCCGTGGCCGCCCTCACCCACTGCAGCGTGCCACCGCAGCTGCAGGTGCTCGGCACCGAACACGGCCTGGGGCCGCTGGCCCCCATGGAGGTCGCCGTCTACCGCAGCCGCGCATCGCGCGGCTCCAAGGCGGTGGACAGCCTGCAGAATCTGCTGGTGCAGACCCTGCGGCAATCCGGTGGCGCCCGCGTGACCGGCTGA
- a CDS encoding FAD-binding oxidoreductase, which produces MSIAKASHPIVIIGGGVIGSAIAYFLTLQQPGCEVVVVERDPTYARASSALSASSIRQQFSTDINIQISAFGIGFLRNVGTLLACHGDVPDIGLHEGGYLYLATQAGEATLRENHALQKQHGADVALLSPQQLAERFPWLALQDVVLGSLGLSGEGWFDGYLLLTALRKKAQSQGVRYVADEAVGLDTVSSDGVLHVNAVRLQSGTVLPCRYAANAGGPWAAAIAGWAGIDLPVVGKRRTVFNLASPAALPGCPLLIDTSGIWLRPEGKGFICGFAPEADNDADFAPLEPEYDAFDHHIWPTLAERIPGFEALRMQGAWAGYYEMNTFDHNAIVGLHPACDNLVFANGFSGHGLQQCPAVGRGVAELLLTGSYQSLDLSPLSIERIARNAPLLEKNVI; this is translated from the coding sequence ATGTCCATCGCTAAGGCTTCACACCCCATCGTCATCATTGGCGGTGGTGTCATCGGCAGTGCCATTGCGTACTTCCTCACGCTGCAGCAACCGGGCTGCGAGGTGGTGGTGGTCGAGCGCGATCCGACGTACGCGCGTGCATCGTCCGCGCTGTCGGCCAGCTCGATCCGCCAGCAGTTTTCTACCGACATCAACATCCAGATCTCGGCGTTTGGCATCGGCTTCTTGCGCAACGTCGGCACGCTGTTGGCGTGCCATGGCGATGTGCCCGACATTGGTCTGCACGAAGGCGGCTATCTGTACCTGGCCACGCAGGCAGGCGAGGCCACGCTGCGCGAAAACCATGCACTGCAGAAGCAGCATGGCGCCGATGTCGCGCTGCTGAGTCCGCAGCAACTGGCCGAGCGCTTTCCGTGGCTGGCGTTGCAGGATGTGGTGTTGGGCTCGCTGGGCCTGTCGGGCGAAGGTTGGTTCGATGGCTACCTGCTGCTCACGGCCTTGCGCAAAAAAGCGCAAAGCCAGGGTGTGCGCTACGTGGCTGATGAAGCCGTGGGGCTGGACACGGTGAGTAGCGATGGCGTGCTGCACGTGAACGCGGTGCGCCTGCAAAGCGGCACCGTGCTGCCCTGCCGCTATGCCGCGAATGCCGGTGGCCCTTGGGCTGCAGCGATTGCAGGCTGGGCGGGCATCGATCTGCCCGTGGTGGGCAAGCGCCGCACGGTGTTCAACCTGGCCAGCCCCGCCGCGCTGCCGGGCTGCCCCCTGCTCATCGACACCAGCGGCATCTGGCTGCGGCCCGAGGGCAAAGGTTTTATCTGCGGCTTTGCGCCTGAGGCCGACAACGACGCCGACTTTGCCCCGCTGGAGCCCGAGTACGACGCGTTTGACCACCACATCTGGCCCACCCTGGCCGAGCGCATCCCAGGCTTTGAGGCACTGCGCATGCAGGGTGCCTGGGCGGGCTACTACGAGATGAACACCTTCGACCACAACGCCATCGTGGGCCTGCACCCGGCGTGCGACAACCTGGTGTTTGCCAACGGCTTTTCGGGCCACGGCCTGCAGCAGTGCCCTGCCGTGGGCCGGGGCGTGGCCGAGCTGTTGCTCACGGGCAGCTACCAAAGCCTAGACCTGTCGCCGCTGTCCATTGAACGCATTGCGCGCAACGCGCCGCTGCTCGAAAAGAACGTGATCTGA
- a CDS encoding LysR family transcriptional regulator gives MTLLRRAFLPSTADLLAFEAAARHQSVSRAAEELHLTQSAVSRQIRQLEEQIGTALFHRVRQRVVLTDAGRVYAADVQNVLQQLSASTQKAMAFSSTDGLLNLAVLPTLGTRWLIPRLGGFMALHPEAMVNFSARTEPFDFAGTPFDAAIHFGTPHWAGAVCEYLMHEETVPVCSPTYSDRHHIRTPQDLTRVVLLQQSTRPTQWAEWFELVGAPTALALRGPQSEHFAMIAQAAVSHLGAALLPRFLIEQELAAGSLVELSDQVLTSTDAYYLVYPEARAQTPLVKAFRDWLVGECAGQRQG, from the coding sequence ATGACCCTGCTGCGCCGCGCCTTCCTGCCCTCCACCGCCGACCTGCTGGCCTTTGAGGCGGCAGCACGCCACCAAAGCGTGTCGCGCGCAGCCGAGGAGCTGCACCTCACCCAAAGCGCGGTGTCGCGCCAGATCCGCCAGCTGGAAGAACAGATCGGCACCGCCCTCTTCCACCGCGTGCGCCAGCGTGTGGTGCTCACCGACGCGGGCCGCGTCTATGCGGCCGATGTGCAAAACGTGCTGCAGCAGCTGTCGGCCAGCACACAAAAAGCCATGGCGTTCTCCAGCACCGACGGCCTGCTCAACCTGGCCGTATTGCCCACGCTGGGCACGCGCTGGCTCATCCCGCGCCTGGGCGGCTTCATGGCGCTGCACCCCGAGGCTATGGTCAACTTCTCGGCCCGCACCGAGCCGTTTGACTTTGCGGGCACGCCGTTCGACGCTGCCATTCACTTCGGCACGCCGCACTGGGCGGGCGCCGTGTGCGAATACCTGATGCACGAAGAAACCGTGCCCGTGTGCAGCCCCACCTACAGCGACCGCCACCACATCCGCACCCCACAGGACCTGACGCGTGTGGTGCTGCTGCAGCAAAGCACCCGCCCCACCCAATGGGCCGAATGGTTTGAGCTGGTTGGCGCCCCCACCGCCCTGGCCCTGCGCGGCCCCCAGTCGGAGCACTTCGCCATGATTGCGCAAGCCGCCGTATCGCACCTGGGCGCGGCGCTGCTGCCGCGCTTCTTGATCGAGCAGGAGCTGGCGGCAGGCAGCCTGGTGGAGCTGTCAGACCAGGTTCTGACGAGCACCGATGCGTACTACCTGGTGTACCCCGAGGCGCGGGCACAGACGCCGCTGGTGAAGGCGTTCAGGGACTGGCTGGTAGGGGAGTGCGCAGGGCAGAGGCAGGGGTGA
- a CDS encoding thiamine pyrophosphate-binding protein → MNTTSLTPRTGGQILVQQLITHGVKQLFCVPGESYLAVLDALHDADIGVTVCRQEGGAAMMAEAQGKLTGQPGICFVTRGPGATNASAGVHIAHQDSTPMILFVGQVARNAMGREAFQELDYSAVFGTMAKWVVQIDDPARVPELISRAFHVATSGRPGPVVVALPEDMLTEAATVADALPYQVTETHPGAAQMAELAQRLQAAKNPVAILGGSRWSEQAVREFTAFAEAWSIPVYCSFRRQMLFPATHACYGGDLGLGVNPKLLARIKASDLVLVVGGRLSEVPSQGYELFDIPTPAQPLVHVHADADELGKLYRPTQAIHATPTAFAAALNTVRPTTAVAWKAHTEAAHAEYLAWSDTAPIRIPGNLQMGQVMQHLKEVLPADTIFCNGAGNFATWIHRFWPFTTYASQLAPTSGSMGYGLPAGVGGKRLWPQREVVIFAGDGDFLMHGQEFATAVQYGLPIIVVLLDNAMYGTIRMHQEREYPGRISATQLKNPDFKAYAQAFGGHGERVERTEEFAPALARARASGLPSVLHCLIDPEAITPTGTLQGIRSAALSKK, encoded by the coding sequence ATGAATACTACCTCCCTCACCCCGCGCACCGGCGGCCAGATCCTGGTGCAGCAGCTCATCACCCATGGCGTGAAGCAGCTCTTTTGTGTGCCTGGCGAAAGCTACTTGGCTGTGCTTGATGCGCTGCATGACGCGGATATTGGCGTGACCGTGTGCCGTCAGGAGGGCGGCGCGGCCATGATGGCCGAAGCGCAGGGCAAGCTCACGGGCCAGCCCGGCATCTGCTTTGTGACACGCGGGCCCGGTGCCACCAATGCGTCGGCCGGTGTGCACATCGCGCACCAGGATTCCACGCCCATGATCCTTTTCGTGGGCCAGGTGGCGCGCAACGCCATGGGGCGCGAGGCGTTTCAGGAGCTGGACTACAGCGCCGTGTTTGGCACCATGGCCAAGTGGGTGGTGCAGATTGACGACCCGGCCCGTGTGCCCGAGCTGATCTCGCGCGCCTTCCACGTTGCCACTTCGGGCCGCCCTGGCCCCGTGGTGGTGGCGCTGCCCGAGGACATGCTGACCGAGGCCGCCACCGTGGCCGATGCGCTGCCTTACCAGGTGACAGAAACGCATCCTGGCGCTGCGCAGATGGCTGAGCTGGCCCAGCGCCTGCAAGCCGCAAAGAACCCCGTGGCCATCTTGGGTGGCAGCCGCTGGTCCGAGCAGGCGGTGCGCGAGTTCACCGCGTTTGCCGAAGCGTGGTCCATTCCCGTGTACTGCTCGTTCCGCCGCCAGATGCTGTTCCCGGCCACGCATGCTTGCTACGGCGGTGACTTGGGCCTGGGCGTCAACCCCAAGCTGCTGGCACGCATCAAGGCGTCCGACCTGGTGCTGGTGGTGGGCGGGCGTTTGTCGGAAGTGCCCTCGCAAGGCTATGAGCTGTTCGACATTCCCACCCCCGCGCAGCCCCTGGTGCATGTGCATGCCGATGCGGATGAACTGGGCAAGCTCTACCGCCCCACACAGGCCATTCACGCCACGCCCACGGCGTTTGCAGCGGCACTCAATACGGTGCGCCCCACGACCGCCGTGGCATGGAAGGCCCACACAGAAGCTGCCCATGCCGAGTACCTGGCCTGGAGCGACACGGCACCCATCCGCATCCCCGGCAACCTGCAGATGGGCCAGGTGATGCAGCACCTCAAAGAGGTGTTGCCAGCCGACACCATCTTTTGCAATGGGGCGGGCAACTTTGCCACCTGGATTCACCGCTTCTGGCCCTTCACCACCTACGCCAGCCAGCTCGCGCCCACCAGCGGATCGATGGGCTACGGTCTGCCCGCAGGCGTGGGCGGCAAGCGTCTCTGGCCGCAGCGCGAGGTGGTGATCTTCGCGGGCGACGGCGACTTTCTGATGCACGGCCAGGAGTTCGCGACGGCTGTGCAATACGGCCTGCCCATCATCGTGGTGCTGCTGGACAACGCCATGTACGGCACCATCCGCATGCACCAGGAGCGCGAGTACCCTGGCCGCATCAGCGCCACGCAGCTCAAGAACCCCGACTTCAAGGCCTACGCCCAGGCCTTTGGCGGCCATGGCGAGCGGGTAGAGCGCACGGAGGAATTTGCCCCTGCCCTTGCCCGTGCGCGCGCCAGCGGCCTGCCCAGCGTGCTGCACTGCCTGATTGACCCCGAGGCGATCACGCCCACGGGCACGCTGCAGGGCATTCGCAGCGCGGCGCTCTCCAAAAAGTAG
- a CDS encoding DMT family transporter has protein sequence MVPASASHASSARGLSSAHRLDGWIAFVLGNALLGTIGVFVHEAQAAPLTVTWFRCAFGLVGLTLWMAWRHRSWSGLWRALWVGWAALPWVLLLSGLMLASWWLFFTAIQQVPTGVAVVLFHVQPLWVLLLGAWWLKEAVPRQRVVSVLVAMVGLVLATGVAGGLSSSGAGHASGYWVGVGLCLVGALCTATVTVVAKRLGALPVGALAWWQCALGAAVLWVAPLGQGWPAWGAPWAWLAGLGLIHTGLAYTLMYAGMARLATARVAVLQFAYPTVAIVVDWVYFQHTLGGWQMAGVVLMLGAIAVGERSARRNR, from the coding sequence GTGGTTCCCGCGTCCGCTTCCCATGCGAGCAGCGCGCGTGGGCTGTCGTCTGCCCACCGGCTGGATGGCTGGATCGCCTTTGTGCTGGGCAACGCGCTGCTGGGCACCATCGGCGTGTTCGTGCACGAGGCGCAGGCGGCGCCATTGACGGTGACCTGGTTCCGCTGCGCTTTTGGTCTCGTGGGTCTCACGTTGTGGATGGCGTGGCGTCACCGGTCATGGTCGGGGCTGTGGCGGGCGCTCTGGGTGGGCTGGGCGGCTTTGCCGTGGGTGTTGCTGCTCAGCGGGCTGATGCTGGCGAGCTGGTGGCTGTTTTTCACGGCGATCCAGCAAGTGCCCACCGGGGTGGCGGTGGTGCTGTTCCATGTGCAGCCCCTGTGGGTGTTGCTGCTGGGGGCCTGGTGGCTCAAAGAAGCCGTGCCCCGGCAGCGCGTGGTGTCCGTGCTGGTCGCGATGGTGGGGCTGGTGCTGGCCACGGGCGTGGCTGGGGGGCTGTCTTCCTCCGGCGCCGGGCATGCGTCTGGCTACTGGGTGGGCGTGGGCCTCTGCCTGGTCGGTGCGCTGTGCACGGCCACCGTTACCGTGGTTGCCAAGCGCCTGGGGGCGCTGCCGGTGGGCGCGCTGGCGTGGTGGCAATGCGCGCTGGGTGCGGCCGTGCTGTGGGTGGCCCCCTTGGGACAAGGCTGGCCCGCCTGGGGCGCCCCATGGGCATGGCTGGCCGGGCTGGGGCTGATCCACACGGGCCTGGCGTACACCCTGATGTACGCAGGCATGGCCCGGCTCGCGACGGCCCGGGTGGCGGTGCTGCAGTTTGCCTACCCGACGGTCGCCATCGTGGTGGACTGGGTGTACTTTCAGCACACCTTGGGCGGTTGGCAAATGGCAGGTGTGGTGCTGATGCTGGGGGCCATAGCGGTAGGGGAGCGTAGCGCGCGGCGTAATCGCTAG